A genomic segment from Glycine soja cultivar W05 chromosome 18, ASM419377v2, whole genome shotgun sequence encodes:
- the LOC114395655 gene encoding uncharacterized protein LOC114395655 — protein MATTQEKTTPCCAPQNNNKVAATSSSSSAPPQQQSQQQQRPSVATFISAIDSPPKTASAKGITVMVRAQTSHPLDPLTAAEISVAVATVRAAGATPEVRDSMRFIEVDLVEPEKQVVALADAYFFPPFQPSLLPRTKGGPVIPTKLPPRKARLVVYNKRSNETSIWIVELREVHAATRGGHHRGKVVSSTVVPDVQPPMDAVEYAECEAVVKDFPPFREAMKKRGIEDMDLVMVDPWCAGYHSEVDAPSRRLAKPLIFCRTESDCPMENGYARPVDGIHVLVDMQNMVVLEFEDRKLVPLPPADPLRNYTSGETRGGVDRSDVKPLQIIQPEGPSFRVNGHFIEWQKWNFRIGFTPREGLVIHSVAYIDGSRGRRPVAHRLSFVEMVVPYGDPNDPHYRKNAFDAGEDGLGKNAHSLKKGCDCLGYIKYFDAHFTNFYGGVETIENCVCLHEEDHGILWKHQDWRTGLAEVRRSRRLTVSFICTVANYEYGFFWHFYQDGKIEAEIKLTGILSLGSLQPGETRKYGTTIAPGLYAPVHQHFFVARMDMAVDCKPGEAFNQVVEVNVKVEKPGDNNVHNNAFYAEEKLLKSELEAMRDCDPLSARHWIVRNTRTVNRTGHLTGYKLVPGSNCLPLAGSEAKFLRRAAFLKHNLWVTPYARDEMHPGGEFPNQNPRVGEGLATWVKQNRSLEEADIVLWYVFGVTHIPRLEDWPVMPVERIGFMLMPHGFFNCSPAVDVPPNPSDLDDKENGLPAKPIQNGLIAKL, from the exons ATGGCCACAACTCAGGAAAAAACGACGCCATGTTGCGCCCCTCAAAATAACAACAAGGTCGCAGCaacatcatcttcttcttcagcgCCACCCCAACAAcaatcacaacaacaacaacgaccCTCTGTTGCCACCTTCATTTCCGCCATCGATTCTCCTCCCAAAACCGCTTCTGCCAaag GTATCACTGTCATGGTGAGAGCTCAAACCAGCCACCCCTTGGATCCACTAACTGCTGCTGAAATATCAGTAGCTGTAGCGACCGTTCGAGCAGCTGGAGCAACACCTGAG GTGAGGGATAGCATGCGCTTTATTGAAGTAGACCTGGTAGAACCAGAAAAGCAAGTTGTTGCATTAGCAGATGCATATTTCTTCCCTCCTTTCCAACCATCACTGCTCCCTAGGACAAAAGGTGGACCTGTGATTCCAACAAAACTTCCACCAAGGAAAGCAAGACTAGTTGTTTACAATAAAAGGTCAAATGAGACTAGCATATGGATTGTTGAACTTAGAGAAGTTCATGCAGCAACTCGAGGAGGACACCATAGGGGCAAAGTGGTTTCATCTACTGTTGTTCCAGATGTTCAGCCTCCAATG GATGCTGTGGAGTATGCAGAGTGTGAAGCTGTTGTAAAGGACTTTCCTCCATTTCGTGAAGCAATGAAGAAGAGAGGGATTGAGGATATGGATCTGGTGATGGTGGATCCCTG GTGTGCTGGATATCACAGTGAAGTTGATGCTCCTAGCCGAAGACTTGCTAAACCACTAATCTTTTGTAGGACTGAAAGTGACTGCCCCATGGAAAATGGCTATGCCCGTCCTGTTGATGGAATCCATGTACTTGTTGACATGCAAAATATGGTTGTTCTTGAATTTGAAGACCGTAAACTTGTCCCACTTCCACCTGCTGATCCACTAAGAAATTATACTTCTGGTGAAACCCGGGGAGGAGTTGACCGAAGTGATGTGAAACCCTTACAGATTATTCAGCCTGAAGGTCCAAGTTTTCGTGTTAATGGGCACTTCATTGAATGGCAGAAG TGGAATTTTCGTATTGGATTCACTCCTAGGGAGGGTTTGGTAATTCATTCAGTAGCCTATATTGATGGAAGTCGGGGACGAAGACCTGTGGCCCATAGATTGAGCTTTGTTGAGATGGTAGTCCCGTATGGAGATCCTAATGATCCTCACTATAGGAAAAATGCTTTTGACGCTGGGGAAGATGGCCTGGGTAAAAATGCTCATTCTCTCAAGAAG GGCTGCGATTGTTTAGGCTATATCAAATACTTTGATGCGCACTTCACAAACTTCTATGGAGGTGTTGAAACAATTGAGAACTGTGTTTGTTTGCATGAAGAAGATCATGGTATTTTATGGAAGCATCAAGATTGGAGAACAGGATTGGCTGAAGTTCGAAGGTCTAGAAGGCTGACAGTGTCTTTTATATGCACTGTGGCTAACTATGAGTATGGATTTTTCTGGCACTTTTATCAG GATGGAAAAATAGAAGCAGAGATCAAGCTCACAGGAATTCTCAGCTTAGGATCACTTCAACCAGGTGAAACTCGAAAATATGGCACAACCATTGCACCTGGACTATATGCGCCTGTCCACCAACATTTTTTTGTTGCTCGTATGGACATGGCAGTAGATTGCAAGCCTGGTGAAGCATTTAATCAG GTCGTTGAGGTAAATGTCAAAGTTGAAAAGCCAGGAGACAATAATGTTCATAACAATGCATTTTATGCCGAGGAAAAACTGCTTAAATCAGAATTGGAAGCAATGCGTGATTGTGATCCTTTATCTGCTCGTCACTGGATT GTTAGGAACACAAGGACTGTAAACCGAACTGGGCATCTAACTGGTTACAAGCTAGTACCTGGCTCAAATTGTTTACCTTTAGCTGGCTCAGAGGCTAAGTTTTTGAGAAGAGCAGCTTTCTTGAAACACAACCTTTGGGTTACTCCTTATGCCCGTGATGAAATGCATCCTGGAGGAGAGTTCCCTAATCAAAATCCGCGCGTTGGAGAGGGTTTGGCTACTTGGGTTAAGCAAAACCGATCATTGGAGGAAGCTGATATAGTTCTTTG GTACGTATTTGGAGTGACACACATTCCTCGATTGGAAGACTGGCCTGTTATGCCCGTGGAACGCATTGGTTTCATGCTTATG CCGCATGGGTTTTTCAATTGCTCGCCTGCTGTAGATGTTCCACCTAACCCAAGTGATTTGGATGACAAAGAGAATGGCTTGCCAGCCAAGCCTATTCAGAATGGGCTAATTGCCAAGCtttga